A stretch of Thermoanaerobacter uzonensis DSM 18761 DNA encodes these proteins:
- the lysA gene encoding diaminopimelate decarboxylase, translating into MLHGTMKINSKGHLEIGGCDTVILAKKFGTPLYVIDEELLRQNCRAFYNGFKKDYPGNEVIYASKAFMTMAICKIIEEENLGLDVVSGGELYTALKAGFPAEKIYFHGNNKSKEELIMALENNIGRIIVDNWYELNMLNDLAKKMNKVPNIYIRVSPGVEAHTHQYVKTGQIDSKFGFPLFNGDAMRAIEYALTLENVNLAGLHSHIGSQIFDAESYKAEIEIMMNFLKLVKEFLGWEVGELDLGGGFGIAYVDEDDPQPIEQIAHEIMQAVKEYSVALNIKMPNIIVEPGRSIIGNAGTTLYTVGAIKDIPGVRKYVAVDGGMSDNIRTALYGAKYDAIVANKAKNITSEKVSIAGKLCESGDMLIWDITLPIIEEGDILAVLCTGAYNYSMASNYNRLPRPAAVLVSNGQADIIVARETYEDLIRNDIIPERLTNEKRKIANY; encoded by the coding sequence ATGTTGCATGGTACAATGAAAATAAATTCAAAGGGGCATTTGGAAATAGGTGGTTGCGATACTGTAATTCTCGCAAAAAAGTTTGGTACACCGCTTTATGTAATAGACGAAGAGTTATTGCGGCAAAATTGTAGAGCATTTTACAATGGCTTTAAAAAAGATTATCCAGGAAATGAAGTGATTTATGCCAGCAAAGCTTTCATGACAATGGCAATATGCAAAATAATTGAAGAAGAAAACTTGGGTCTTGACGTCGTTTCTGGTGGAGAATTATATACTGCGTTAAAAGCAGGATTCCCTGCTGAAAAAATATACTTTCACGGCAACAATAAATCAAAAGAAGAACTTATAATGGCATTAGAAAATAATATTGGGAGAATCATTGTAGATAATTGGTATGAACTAAATATGTTAAATGACTTGGCAAAAAAGATGAATAAAGTTCCTAATATTTATATAAGAGTATCTCCTGGTGTAGAAGCTCATACTCACCAATATGTAAAAACAGGACAAATAGATTCAAAATTTGGCTTCCCTCTTTTTAATGGAGACGCAATGAGAGCCATAGAATATGCTTTAACTTTGGAAAATGTAAATCTAGCAGGCCTACATTCTCATATCGGTTCTCAGATTTTTGATGCAGAATCTTATAAAGCTGAAATAGAAATTATGATGAATTTCCTAAAATTAGTAAAAGAATTTTTAGGTTGGGAAGTAGGAGAACTAGATCTAGGTGGAGGTTTTGGAATAGCATATGTAGATGAGGACGATCCCCAGCCAATCGAACAAATAGCACACGAAATAATGCAAGCAGTAAAGGAATATTCCGTTGCTTTAAATATAAAAATGCCAAACATAATTGTAGAGCCAGGTCGTTCTATAATAGGAAATGCCGGAACTACTCTTTACACAGTAGGAGCTATTAAAGACATACCAGGTGTCAGAAAATACGTGGCAGTAGACGGAGGAATGTCTGATAATATACGTACCGCTTTATATGGAGCAAAATATGATGCTATTGTAGCTAATAAAGCTAAGAATATAACATCAGAAAAAGTATCAATAGCAGGAAAGCTTTGCGAATCAGGTGATATGCTAATTTGGGATATTACACTACCTATAATTGAAGAAGGAGATATTTTAGCAGTGCTGTGTACAGGTGCTTACAATTATTCGATGGCTAGCAATTATAACAGGTTACCTCGTCCTGCTGCAGTACTCGTGTCTAATGGTCAGGCTGACATAATCGTTGCGCGAGAAACTTATGAAGACTTAATCCGAAATGATATAATCCCAGAAAGGCTAACCAATGAAAAAAGAAAAATCGCTAATTACTAA
- a CDS encoding 50S ribosomal protein L25/general stress protein Ctc, producing the protein MQAISIEAIKRDTGKNVARRLKNQGYIPAILYGKDMTESIPLAVEYNALQRLLQKHGRNVLLNVIVDGSTHNAVIKEIQEDTLKGKIIHVDFQRVSMYEEIEATVPLKFEGIGLIESRGGIVQHQLWELTVESLPDKIPQEIVVDLSNLEIGDTLFVKDIQVPDGVKVVDDPDEVVVSVLAPRESEEEAEEEAETAKENE; encoded by the coding sequence ATGCAAGCAATCAGTATCGAAGCTATAAAAAGAGATACAGGTAAAAATGTAGCTCGCCGTTTAAAAAATCAAGGTTATATTCCTGCCATTTTATATGGTAAGGATATGACGGAGAGCATTCCTTTAGCAGTTGAATATAATGCGCTTCAAAGGTTGCTACAAAAACATGGAAGGAATGTCCTCCTCAATGTGATTGTGGATGGTTCTACTCATAATGCGGTTATTAAAGAGATTCAAGAAGATACCTTGAAAGGGAAAATAATTCATGTGGATTTCCAAAGAGTATCAATGTATGAAGAAATAGAAGCTACGGTTCCGTTAAAGTTTGAAGGAATAGGTCTTATTGAAAGCAGGGGTGGAATTGTACAGCATCAACTTTGGGAGTTGACAGTGGAAAGCTTACCTGACAAAATTCCTCAAGAAATTGTTGTGGATTTAAGCAATTTAGAGATTGGAGATACACTTTTTGTAAAAGACATACAAGTTCCAGATGGAGTAAAAGTTGTAGATGATCCTGATGAGGTTGTAGTTTCTGTATTGGCACCTAGAGAAAGTGAAGAAGAGGCAGAAGAAGAGGCTGAAACAGCAAAAGAAAATGAATAA
- a CDS encoding HAD family hydrolase — MIKAVIFDMDGVMIDSEPIHIKLEEELFKSLGVEITEEEHMTFVGSSSYYMWRKIKERFNLPQSVEKLVEVDRKRYLEHVLKTGEIIPIEGITETVKKLFEKEYKLAVASSSPIDVIKLVLKKLGIDKCFDVLVSGDYVKNSKPAPDIFLYTADKLKVKPHECVVIEDSYNGVHGAKKAGMKVVGFKNPNSGNQDISEADFIVDSLGEELLKIIDELNNAEDIVKNLMK, encoded by the coding sequence ATGATTAAAGCAGTTATTTTTGACATGGATGGAGTAATGATTGACAGTGAGCCAATACACATTAAATTAGAAGAGGAATTATTCAAAAGTTTAGGAGTAGAGATAACAGAAGAAGAACACATGACATTTGTAGGAAGTTCTTCTTATTACATGTGGAGGAAAATTAAAGAAAGATTTAATCTTCCTCAAAGCGTAGAAAAACTTGTAGAAGTAGATAGAAAAAGGTATTTAGAGCATGTCTTGAAAACAGGCGAAATAATTCCTATAGAAGGTATAACAGAGACAGTAAAAAAGCTTTTTGAGAAAGAGTATAAATTAGCCGTTGCTTCTTCCTCTCCTATAGATGTAATAAAATTAGTTTTAAAAAAGCTGGGAATTGATAAATGCTTTGATGTGCTTGTATCTGGAGATTATGTAAAAAATAGCAAACCAGCACCAGATATATTTTTATATACAGCAGACAAATTAAAAGTAAAACCCCATGAGTGTGTTGTAATTGAGGATTCATATAATGGAGTTCATGGTGCTAAAAAAGCAGGAATGAAAGTGGTAGGTTTTAAAAATCCTAATTCCGGAAATCAGGACATATCAGAAGCTGATTTTATTGTAGATTCTTTAGGAGAAGAATTGTTAAAAATTATAGATGAATTAAACAATGCGGAAGATATTGTTAAAAACTTAATGAAATAA
- a CDS encoding nucleotidyltransferase substrate binding protein, with product MIEKRLLQRFEDFKNAFMRLKEAFDIEIENEIIIDGIIQRFEFTFELAWKLMKDYLAYEGIEVNSPRSVIRAAYGNHLIDDGESWIDMLMDRNKTSHIYDKKLSLEIYNNIKDKHLKHLEDLKRKLEMIIERENK from the coding sequence ATGATAGAAAAAAGATTACTTCAGAGATTTGAAGATTTTAAAAATGCTTTTATGCGTTTAAAAGAAGCCTTTGACATCGAGATAGAGAATGAGATAATTATTGATGGGATAATACAAAGATTTGAATTTACTTTTGAATTAGCGTGGAAACTTATGAAAGATTATCTTGCTTATGAAGGGATTGAAGTAAACAGTCCGAGAAGTGTTATCAGGGCAGCTTATGGAAATCATTTAATAGATGATGGAGAATCTTGGATAGATATGTTAATGGATAGAAATAAAACTTCACATATTTACGATAAAAAATTATCTTTAGAGATTTATAACAATATAAAGGATAAGCATTTGAAACATCTTGAAGATTTAAAAAGAAAATTGGAAATGATCATTGAGAGAGAAAATAAGTAA
- a CDS encoding nucleotidyltransferase domain-containing protein: MKEELEFLDICKKTGLSVTLLKEIIKVISKYTSVEKAVIFGSRGRGDFKKTSDIDICIFGDEVTHTEINLLEFDLRELNTPLDFDVVSFKSITKEELKENILKDGVEVYDRKKITSEI; this comes from the coding sequence ATGAAAGAAGAATTAGAATTTCTAGATATTTGTAAGAAAACAGGATTGTCTGTCACACTATTGAAAGAAATAATAAAGGTGATATCAAAATATACAAGTGTTGAAAAAGCAGTTATTTTTGGTTCCAGAGGTCGGGGAGACTTTAAAAAAACGTCAGATATTGATATTTGTATTTTTGGAGATGAAGTAACACATACAGAGATAAATCTTTTAGAATTTGATTTAAGAGAATTAAATACTCCTCTTGACTTTGATGTAGTAAGTTTTAAAAGTATTACGAAAGAGGAATTAAAAGAAAACATATTGAAGGATGGAGTAGAGGTATATGATAGAAAAAAGATTACTTCAGAGATTTGA
- a CDS encoding cell division protein FtsA — protein MDNRDIIFALDIGTRVVVGIVGIENNGKFQVLAVEQMEHESRAMFDGQVHDIDKVANVVEKIKRRLEDSLNMKLTEVCIAAAGRSLKTQSARAEKNIDEEHEITVEDIDNLELEALEIAQNSIVTQSGVTKYHTVGYTVSNYYLNGFPITNLKGHKGREIAVEILATFLPYDVIEGLYAAVKKAGLEVSYITLEPIAAINVAIPPEIRMLNIALVDIGAGTSDIAISKEGNIIAYSMVPYAGDEITESIATHFLTDFNTAEKIKKSTKKEIKFKDVLNIQHKIKKDEIVQIITPQVKVLAQKICEEIIKYNGKSPSAVFLVGGSSNLPNLPEEIASILNLPISRVSVRDIKSVEILDYKGKTLKGPESITPIGIAYSAMINKRKDFIKVSIDNETIKIFNIKNPTVMDALVAINYDSKNLIVQNGKDLLFNLNGQKIVVKGEEGTPPQIYVNDSLANLKTPIKDGDKITIIKGQKGQDATITAGELLKQQKGKIIFINNSKVDQNYVIKNGDEIVIKEDLTSFAVTVNGKEVVLKGKEEYLFVDVFNFIDLKLDNNKVPEMKLNGRRASYTDILKPGDNIEIGIEI, from the coding sequence ATGGATAACCGTGATATTATTTTTGCTCTTGACATTGGGACAAGGGTAGTTGTAGGGATAGTAGGCATTGAAAATAATGGGAAATTCCAAGTGCTTGCTGTTGAACAGATGGAACATGAAAGTAGGGCAATGTTTGATGGGCAAGTTCATGATATAGATAAAGTTGCTAATGTTGTTGAAAAAATAAAGAGAAGGCTTGAAGATTCTTTAAATATGAAATTGACGGAAGTGTGTATTGCGGCGGCGGGAAGGTCTTTAAAAACTCAATCTGCGAGAGCAGAAAAAAATATTGATGAAGAGCACGAAATAACGGTAGAAGATATAGACAATCTTGAGTTGGAAGCTCTTGAGATTGCGCAAAATTCCATTGTTACTCAATCAGGGGTTACAAAATATCATACCGTCGGTTATACAGTATCTAATTATTACTTAAATGGTTTTCCTATTACCAATTTAAAAGGGCATAAAGGCCGTGAAATAGCAGTAGAAATTTTAGCTACTTTTCTTCCTTACGATGTAATAGAGGGACTCTATGCTGCAGTGAAAAAAGCCGGGTTGGAAGTTTCATATATCACTTTAGAGCCTATAGCAGCAATAAATGTGGCAATTCCACCTGAAATTCGGATGTTAAATATAGCCCTTGTAGATATAGGAGCAGGTACTTCTGATATTGCTATATCAAAAGAAGGAAACATAATAGCATATTCTATGGTGCCTTATGCCGGTGATGAAATTACTGAATCAATTGCTACCCATTTTCTCACCGATTTTAATACTGCTGAGAAAATAAAAAAAAGCACAAAAAAAGAAATCAAATTTAAAGACGTGTTAAATATACAGCACAAAATAAAAAAAGATGAAATAGTGCAAATTATAACACCACAAGTTAAAGTTTTAGCGCAAAAGATATGCGAGGAAATTATAAAATATAATGGTAAAAGCCCTTCTGCGGTTTTTTTAGTCGGTGGCAGTAGTAATCTTCCTAATTTGCCTGAAGAAATAGCATCTATATTGAATTTACCTATAAGTAGAGTATCTGTACGAGATATAAAATCAGTAGAAATTTTAGATTACAAAGGGAAGACGTTAAAAGGCCCTGAAAGCATAACTCCAATAGGAATAGCTTACTCTGCAATGATAAATAAGAGGAAGGACTTTATAAAAGTTTCTATTGACAATGAAACAATAAAGATTTTTAACATAAAGAATCCTACGGTAATGGATGCTTTAGTTGCTATAAACTATGACTCTAAAAATTTAATTGTACAAAATGGCAAAGATTTACTTTTCAATCTTAATGGCCAAAAAATCGTTGTTAAAGGTGAAGAAGGAACTCCTCCACAAATATATGTAAATGATTCATTAGCAAATTTAAAGACTCCTATAAAGGATGGAGACAAAATAACAATTATAAAAGGTCAAAAAGGGCAAGATGCTACAATAACCGCTGGTGAACTACTAAAGCAGCAAAAAGGGAAAATAATTTTTATAAATAATTCAAAAGTGGACCAAAATTATGTTATAAAAAATGGGGATGAGATAGTTATAAAAGAAGACTTAACAAGTTTTGCTGTTACAGTAAATGGAAAAGAAGTAGTGTTAAAAGGGAAAGAAGAGTATCTGTTTGTAGACGTATTCAATTTTATAGATTTGAAACTGGATAATAACAAGGTGCCAGAAATGAAACTTAATGGGAGACGTGCTTCCTATACAGATATATTAAAGCCAGGAGATAATATTGAAATTGGAATTGAAATATAA
- a CDS encoding acyl-CoA dehydratase activase, producing MKGYMGIDVGSVSTNIAVIDENNRVVDSVYIRTQGQPIKAVQNALREIKNKIGDMVIKGVGTTGSARQLTGLMVGADIVKNEITAHAVAASNVIKDVRTVIEIGGQDSKIIILRDGVVVDFAMNTVCAAGTGSFLDQQAYRLNIPIEQFGDIALQSKSPVRIAGRCSVFAESDMIHKQQMGYALPDIISGLCDALVRNYLNNVGKGKEIKEPIVFQGGVAANKGIKAAFEKALGMKVYVPEHYGVMGAIGSAILAKEAVKEKGYTFFKGFEVSDFKYRAVGFECTACPNRCEVVEFIQGDEVISRWGDKCGRWSNSTSKKVHANTAS from the coding sequence ATGAAAGGTTACATGGGGATAGACGTAGGTTCTGTTAGTACAAATATTGCAGTAATTGATGAGAATAATAGAGTAGTAGATTCTGTTTACATAAGGACACAGGGCCAACCTATTAAAGCAGTTCAAAATGCTCTTCGTGAGATAAAAAATAAAATAGGAGATATGGTTATTAAAGGAGTAGGCACCACAGGGAGTGCAAGGCAATTGACTGGCTTAATGGTAGGGGCAGACATTGTCAAAAATGAAATTACTGCTCATGCCGTGGCAGCTTCCAATGTAATAAAGGATGTCAGAACTGTAATTGAAATAGGGGGACAAGACTCAAAGATCATAATTTTAAGAGATGGGGTAGTAGTAGATTTTGCAATGAATACAGTCTGTGCAGCAGGTACCGGTTCTTTTCTTGACCAGCAAGCATACCGGTTAAATATTCCCATTGAACAGTTTGGAGACATAGCTTTGCAATCTAAAAGTCCTGTCAGAATTGCGGGTAGATGTAGTGTTTTTGCGGAATCTGACATGATTCATAAGCAGCAGATGGGATATGCTCTTCCTGACATAATAAGTGGCTTGTGTGATGCCCTTGTTAGAAATTATCTAAATAATGTAGGGAAGGGAAAAGAAATAAAAGAGCCAATAGTGTTTCAAGGTGGTGTTGCTGCTAATAAAGGAATAAAGGCAGCCTTTGAAAAGGCATTAGGAATGAAAGTATATGTGCCTGAACATTACGGTGTAATGGGAGCCATCGGATCAGCAATATTGGCAAAAGAAGCAGTAAAAGAAAAAGGATATACTTTCTTTAAAGGCTTTGAGGTAAGTGACTTTAAATATAGAGCAGTAGGTTTTGAGTGTACCGCTTGTCCAAATCGATGCGAAGTCGTAGAGTTCATACAAGGAGATGAGGTAATTTCAAGATGGGGAGATAAGTGCGGCAGATGGTCTAACAGCACTAGCAAGAAAGTCCATGCAAATACGGCTAGTTGA
- a CDS encoding ATP-dependent metallopeptidase FtsH/Yme1/Tma family protein has protein sequence MKKNLHIIILALSIFINLLFIYIFISEVKPNLNLNLSFILTAAVIVVTYLLFKNKFSELMPVNYNNITETNEDASHRKTNITFKDVAGLDEVIDELKVIIDFMTNTEKYNKMGAKIPKGILFYGPPGTGKTLLATALAGETNSTFISASGSEFVEKYVGVGASRIRSLFAKAKKSAPSIIFIDEIDAVGTKRNTDNNSEKDQTLNQLLVEMDGFNSNEGIIVIGATNRIDMLDEALLRPGRFDRTIHIGTPNMKARLEILKVHTRNKPLDETVSLSELARKTHGMTGAHLATMCNEAAILAVMKNKSKIGKEEFEEALERVIAGLKKKNPSVLEKERTIAAYHEAGHALIGKILNVNTIEKISIVPRGEALGYVLNFPKEDAFLLTKTELKNKITMLLGGRASEEIIFNEISTGAENDLKEATKIAYQMVCNYGMSELGNRVFDLHMLKSTEIVDKEIDKIINNCYTLAKKILLENKHKVIVIAEKLLEKESITKEELEALWEEENTLCV, from the coding sequence ATGAAAAAGAATTTGCACATTATTATTTTGGCGCTTTCTATCTTTATAAATTTGCTTTTTATTTACATTTTTATCTCAGAAGTAAAACCAAATCTAAATCTCAACCTTTCTTTTATCTTGACAGCAGCAGTAATTGTTGTAACCTACCTACTATTTAAAAATAAATTTTCGGAGCTCATGCCTGTAAACTATAACAATATCACTGAGACAAATGAAGATGCCAGTCATCGAAAAACCAATATTACTTTTAAGGATGTGGCGGGCTTAGATGAAGTGATCGATGAATTAAAAGTTATAATCGACTTTATGACAAATACAGAAAAGTACAACAAAATGGGAGCAAAAATTCCCAAAGGTATATTATTTTACGGACCACCAGGTACAGGAAAAACTCTTTTGGCTACGGCATTAGCTGGTGAAACTAATTCTACTTTTATCAGTGCTTCCGGTTCAGAATTTGTAGAGAAATATGTAGGAGTAGGGGCAAGTCGCATAAGATCTCTTTTCGCAAAAGCAAAAAAAAGCGCTCCCAGTATTATCTTTATAGATGAGATAGATGCTGTAGGAACAAAGAGAAACACCGATAACAATTCAGAAAAAGATCAAACTTTAAATCAACTATTGGTAGAAATGGATGGTTTTAATAGCAACGAAGGGATTATAGTCATAGGAGCAACTAATAGAATTGATATGTTAGATGAGGCCTTACTAAGGCCTGGAAGATTCGATAGAACCATACACATTGGAACACCTAATATGAAAGCAAGATTGGAAATATTAAAGGTACATACCCGCAATAAACCTCTTGACGAAACTGTATCTTTATCCGAATTAGCACGAAAAACTCACGGTATGACAGGCGCACATCTGGCTACTATGTGCAACGAAGCAGCAATACTGGCTGTGATGAAAAATAAAAGTAAAATTGGCAAGGAAGAGTTTGAAGAAGCATTAGAACGCGTAATCGCAGGCCTTAAAAAGAAAAATCCTTCTGTATTAGAAAAAGAGCGAACAATTGCTGCGTACCATGAAGCGGGTCATGCTCTAATTGGAAAAATTTTAAACGTAAATACTATAGAAAAAATTTCAATCGTCCCTCGAGGTGAAGCATTAGGATATGTATTAAACTTTCCAAAAGAAGATGCCTTTTTACTAACAAAAACAGAATTGAAAAATAAAATAACCATGCTTTTAGGAGGTAGAGCTTCTGAGGAAATAATATTCAATGAAATTTCAACAGGAGCCGAAAATGACTTAAAAGAAGCTACAAAAATTGCCTATCAGATGGTTTGCAATTATGGAATGAGTGAATTGGGAAACAGGGTTTTTGACTTACACATGTTAAAATCCACAGAAATTGTCGATAAAGAAATTGACAAAATTATAAATAACTGTTATACACTTGCAAAAAAAATATTGCTGGAAAATAAACATAAAGTTATTGTAATAGCCGAAAAGCTTTTAGAAAAAGAATCAATTACAAAAGAAGAATTAGAAGCATTATGGGAAGAAGAAAATACTTTATGTGTATGA
- a CDS encoding TIGR01906 family membrane protein produces the protein MVRKIIHTFLSSGMVVSLFLAVFLTSLQYVAFNGDFYKEEYKKNNVMSVTGMNIDELMKVTKIMQKYLMDKEETLDVMAKINGSMQRMFNDRELAHMKDVKNLFQMSFLTRNISIIVFILIFTYFLFTKSFYKAFNYLLKGTIFIIIFLLVFVLAVTLNFDNWFTGFHLVFFDNDLWQLNAETDRLIQMFPLEFFQDAVFVIFRNTFFAFVVILGILYGGVKMAKKPVF, from the coding sequence ATGGTGAGGAAAATTATTCATACCTTTCTTAGTAGTGGCATGGTGGTTTCACTATTTTTGGCTGTTTTTCTTACTAGTTTGCAATATGTGGCTTTTAACGGCGATTTTTACAAGGAGGAATATAAAAAAAATAATGTAATGTCAGTAACTGGCATGAATATTGATGAACTTATGAAAGTAACAAAGATAATGCAGAAGTATTTAATGGACAAAGAAGAAACTTTAGATGTAATGGCAAAAATTAATGGCAGTATGCAGAGAATGTTTAATGATAGAGAATTGGCTCATATGAAAGATGTAAAAAATCTGTTTCAAATGAGTTTTTTAACAAGAAATATATCGATAATAGTTTTTATACTCATTTTTACATATTTTCTTTTTACAAAATCCTTTTATAAAGCATTTAATTATCTTTTAAAAGGGACAATATTTATAATAATTTTCCTGTTGGTTTTTGTGCTGGCGGTGACTTTGAATTTTGATAATTGGTTTACCGGTTTTCACCTTGTATTTTTTGACAATGATTTATGGCAATTAAACGCCGAAACAGATAGACTTATACAAATGTTTCCTTTAGAATTTTTTCAAGATGCTGTGTTTGTAATTTTCAGAAATACTTTTTTTGCTTTTGTAGTCATACTTGGAATATTATATGGGGGCGTGAAAATGGCAAAAAAGCCTGTTTTTTAA